One segment of Brassica napus cultivar Da-Ae chromosome C3, Da-Ae, whole genome shotgun sequence DNA contains the following:
- the LOC106395642 gene encoding uncharacterized protein LOC106395642, translating to MFTLSTSSTVVETMSTLLLHNFHFAPHNSLNYKISPLPRRLSFTNARLCIKNNQISCNSLRMDSSANISAFAQQQRIEIPNSHNEKLVGLLHETGSKEIVILCHGFRSSKDNQIMKNVAAALEKEGISAFRFDFSGNGESEGSFYYGNYNYEADDLRSLIQHFSDLNRVVPIILGHSKGGDVVLLYASKYHDISNVINLSGRYDLKKGIRERLGEDFLEKIKEQGFIDVNSGRSVYRVTEESLMERLNTDMHEACLKIDKDCRVLTVHGSDDEVITVEDAKEFAKIIPNHKLEIVEGADHRYTGHQSQLVSIVMEFIKTVIVKN from the exons ATGTTCACACTATCAACTAGTTCGACCGTTGTTGAAACAATGAGCACTCTTTTGCTGCATAACTTCCATTTTGCACCTCACAATTCTCTAAATTACAAAATCTCCCCTCTTCCCAGAAGATTATCTTTCACCAATGCTCGCCTTTGCATCAAGAACAATCAAATCTCCTGCAACAGTTTGAGAATGGATTCGTCTGCGAACATTTCAG CTTTTGCACAACAACAGAGAATCGAGATTCCGAATAGCCACAACGAGAAGCTCGTGGGTCTGCTTCACGAAACCGGGTCAAAAGAAATTGTTATCTTGTGCCATGGATTTCGATCGAGCAAG GATAACCAAATCATGAAGAATGTGGCTGCTGCTTTAGAGAAAGAAGGGATCAGTGCTTTCCGTTTTGATTTCTCTGGAAATGG AGAGAGTGAAGGGAGTTTCTATTATGGTAACTATAACTATGAAGCTGATGATCTACGTTCTCTTATCCAACACTTCTCTGACTTGAACCGTGTGGTTCCTATCATTCTTGGGCACAGTAAAG GAGGTGATGTGGTCCTCCTCTATGCCTCCAAGTATCATGATATCAGTAATGTAATCAATCTCTCGGGACGTTATGATCTGAAGAAAGGCATAAGAGAGCGCCTTGGGGAAGACTTTTTGGAAAAAATTAAGGAACAAGGATTCATTGATGTTAACAGTG GAAGATCCGTGTACCGTGTTACGGAGGAGAGCTTAATGGAGAGGTTAAACACTGATATGCATGAAGCTTGCCTCAAGATTGACAAAGATTGCAG GGTCTTGACGGTTCATGGATCGGATGACGAGGTAATAACTGTTGAAGATGCTAAGGAGTTTGCGAAGATTATACCGAACCATAAGCTGGAGATTGTGGAAGGAGCTGATCATCGTTATACCGGTCATCAAAGTCAGTTGGTTTCTATTGTTATGGAGTTCATAAAGACAGTCATTGTGAAGAACtag
- the LOC106395617 gene encoding probable LRR receptor-like serine/threonine-protein kinase At3g47570: MMRIFILLSFNAFILREAHEFTDETDMQALLEFKSQVSQDKRVLLSSWNHSVPLCNWNKVTCGHKHKRVAGLDLGGLQLGGVISPSIGNLSFLMSLDLSSNSFGGTIPQEVGYLFRLEYLNMSFNILKGEIPVNLFNCSRLFDLELDSNQLEGGVPSELGSLTNLLYLYLGRNYLKGKLPASLGNLTSLMQLSFTGNKLEGGIPSEVARLNQMVFLSLSMNNFSGIFPPSIYNLSSLEMLNIFSTGFSGRPNPDIGILLPNLQELYMGNNHFLGAIPTTLSNISTLEILAMEFNNLTGGIPLSFGKLQNLEVLLFHGNSLGNHSFGDLDFIDALSNCTQLLILSVGFNRLGGELPTSVANLSTSLNELKLQMNHISGSIPHDIGNLINLSKLELYGNMLRGTLPNSLGMILELGYLSLDSNRLSGVIPSSIGNMTKLETLYLNNNSFEGPIPPSLGNCRRLLYLYIGCNRLNGTIPREIMQISSIVHIFIEDTPLTGSLPNNVGRLQSLVILSLANTSLSGQLPQTLGKCLSMEELYLQENYFVGTIPDIRGLVGVRRVDLSKNNLTGSIPEYFSKFFKLEYLNLSINNFEGRVPTEGNFQNSTIVLVYGNKNLCGDIKELKLDPCIVHAPSMMKKHSSLSKKIVIGVCLGISFIFLVFIVLLSLCWFMKRKKKKQQQTNNTTFSTLEVFHEKISYGDLRNATNGFSSSNCIGSGSFGTVFKALLPAENDVVAVKVLNLKRRGAMKSFLAECESLKDIRHRNLVKLLTACSSIDYQGNEFRALIYEFMPNGSLDMWLHPEEVEEIHRPSRTLTLLERLDIAVDVASVLEYLHVHCHEPIAHCDLKPSNILLNDDLTAHLSDFGLARLLLKFDQESFLNYLSSAGVRGTIGYAAPEYGLGGQPSVHGDVYSFGVLLLEMFTGKRPTNELFGGNVTLHSYTKSALPEQVLDIADKLILHSGLRVGFPHAECLASVLEVGLRCCEESPANRLAITQVVKDLNSIKERFF, translated from the exons ATGATGAggatatttattttactttcttTCAATGCTTTCATATTACGTGAAGCACATGAGTTTACCGATGAAACTGATATGCAAGCACTGTTGGAGTTCAAGTCTCAAGTTTCTCAAGACAAAAGAGTTCTCTTGTCCTCATGGAATCATTCAGTCCCTCTTTGCAACTGGAACAAAGTTACATGTGGCCACAAACACAAAAGAGTTGCTGGTCTTGACCTTGGAGGATTGCAATTAGGCGGAGTGATATCACCATCTATTGGTAACCTCTCCTTTCTCATGTCACTTGATCTTTCTAGTAACTCTTTTGGTGGAACCATCCCTCAAGAAGTGGGATACTTGTTTAGACTTGAGTACTTGAATATGAGCTTTAATATTCTTAAAGGAGAGATTCCAGTCAATCTGTTCAATTGCTCTAGATTGTTTGACCTTGAGTTAGATTCAAATCAGCTTGAAGGAGGTGTTCCTTCAGAACTAGGGTCATTAACAAACCTTCTTTATTTATATCTTGGTCGAAACTACTTGAAGGGAAAGCTCCCTGCATCTCTAGGAAACTTGACATCACTCATGCAACTTAGCTTTACCGGTAACAAATTAGAAGGAGGAATCCCGAGTGAGGTAGCTAGACTGAATCAAATGGTTTTTCTTTCGTTATCAATGAACAACTTCTCAGGAATTTTTCCTCCCTCCATTTACAATTTGTCCTCACTTGAGATGTTAAACATCTTCAGTACCGGTTTTTCGGGTAGACCCAACCCTGATATTGGCATTTTGCTACCAAATCTTCAAGAGCTATATATGGGAAATAACCATTTCCTAGGAGCCATTCCAACAACGCTTTCCAATATCTCTACTCTTGAAATATTGGCAATGGAGTTCAACAATCTAACAGGAGGTATTCCTTTGAGCTTcggaaaattacaaaatttggaAGTCTTATTATTTCATGGAAACTCTCTGGGAAATCACTCCTTTGGAGACCTTGACTTTATTGATGCCTTGTCCAATTGCACCCAGTTACTTATCTTAAGTGTGGGTTTCAATAGGCTTGGGGGTGAATTGCCTACCTCCGTTGCAAATTTGTCCACAAGCCTCAATGAGTTGAAGCTTCAAATGAATCACATTTCTGGTAGCATTCCTCATGACATTGGGAATCTCATAAACCTAAGTAAACTTGAGTTGTATGGTAATATGTTGAGAGGAACACTCCCAAACTCCCTTGGGATGATTTTGGAATTGGGTTATTTAAGTCTAGATTCAAATAGGCTGTCAGGAGTCATACCATCCTCTATAGGAAACATGACTAAGTTAGAAACACTTTATCTGAACAACAATAGTTTTGAAGGACCAATTCCTCCGAGTCTTGGAAATTGTAGGCGCCtgctatatttatatattggatGTAATAGGTTGAATGGAACTATACCTCGGGAAATCATGCAAATCTCATCCATTGTTCACATATTCATAGAAGATACTCCTTTGACCGGTTCTTTACCAAACAATGTTGGAAGATTACAAAGTCTTGTTATACTATCACTTGCAAATACTAGCTTATCAGGACAACTCCCACAAACCTTGGGAAAATGCCTCTCGATGGAAGAACTTTATCTgcaagaaaattattttgttggaACCATTCCAGATATCAGAGGATTAGTGGGTGTTAGAAGAGTTGATTTGTCAAAAAATAATCTCACTGGGAgtatacctgagtatttttcaaagtttttcAAGCTGGAGTATCTCAATCTATCCATTAACAATTTCGAAGGAAGGGTGCCAACAGAAGGAAACTTTCAAAACTCTACTATAGTTTTGGTATATggaaacaaaaatctatgtggAGACATCAAGGAACTGAAACTAGATCCGTGCATTGTGCATGCACCATCAATGATGAAGAAGCATTCCTCTCTTTCGAAAAAAATTGTGATCGGGGTTTGCCTAGgcataagttttattttcttagtgTTCATAGTTTTACTTTCATTATGTTGGTtcatgaaaagaaagaagaagaagcagcagcAGACCAATAATACAACTTTTTCTACTTTGGAGGTCTTCCATGAGAAGATAAGTTATGGAGATCTTCGAAATGCGACAAATGGCTTCTCTTCGAGCAACTGTATTGGATCAGGCAGTTTTGGTACTGTGTTTAAAGCACTGCTCCCAGCAGAGAACGATGTAGTTGCGGTGAAAGTTCTAAATCTGAAGAGACGTGGAGCAATGAAGAGCTTTCTGGCAGAATGTGAATCTTTGAAGGACATAAGACACCGTAATCTTGTGAAACTATTGACGGCTTGTTCGAGTATTGATTACCAAGGTAACGAATTCAGAGCTCTCATTTATGAATTCATGCCTAATGGAAGCCTCGATATGTGGCTGCACCCGGAGGAAGTGGAAGAGATTCACAGGCCCTCAAGAACCTTGACACTTCTTGAAAGACTTGACATTGCCGTAGATGTGGCTTCTGTTTTGGAATATCTACATGTTCATTGTCATGAACCTATAGCTCATTGCGATCTCAAACCAAGCAACATCCTTCTAAACGATGATCTAACCGCCCATCTTAGCGACTTTGGTCTCGCCCGTCTTCTCCTCAAGTTCGACCAGGAGTCATTTCTCAACTATCTCAGCTCGGCTGGTGTGAGAGGAACCATCGGGTATGCCGCACCAG AATATGGATTAGGCGGACAGCCATCAGTACATGGTGATGTGTATAGCTTTGGAGTTCTCCTTTTAGAAATGTTCACTGGGAAAAGACCAACCAATGAGTTGTTTGGAGGAAATGTTACCCTACACAGTTACACCAAGTCTGCATTGCCTGAGCAAGTACTGGACATTGCAGACAAATTGATTCTTCACAGCGGTCTTAGAGTCGGTTTCCCTCATGCTGAGTGCTTGGCATCGGTTTTGGAGGTGGGACTTAGGTGCTGCGAAGAATCTCCTGCAAACCGGTTGGCAATAACTCAAGTTGTCAAAGATTTAAACTCGATCAAGGAGAGATTTTTCTGA
- the LOC106363047 gene encoding glutathione S-transferase T3 — translation MDPRNPYSQSVGYTGLLYSQHESVNDGNSPYESFPSGSSQIPQFSSQQSVAPTPPTDPPVERGRRHKWTPVEDEMLISAWLNTSKDAIVGNNKKSGTFWKRVGDLFFAALCGGDCVESSQHLHYKQRWHKISNDTSKFCGAYATAERQISSGEHENDVLKVAHDIFFADQGSKFTLEHAWCVLRYEQKWLNLNSTKASDSSKRKTVESDSQTETTGVGEEKIRPEGVKAAKAKRNGSGKSVDYYTTVLELRKVDLDRKEKLQKLAILDTLLARTQPLSEAEEAAKNKLLAEYI, via the coding sequence ATGGATCCAAGGAATCCGTATAGCCAGTCTGTTGGTTATACGGGCCTTCTTTACAGTCAGCACGAAAGTGTTAATGATGGGAACTCTCCTTATGAGAGTTTTCCTTCTGGATCTTCACAGATCCCTCAATTCAGTTCTCAACAGTCTGTTGCTCCAACTCCACCCACAGATCCACCCGTGGAGCGTGGGAGGAGACATAAATGGACCCCGGTCGAGGACGAGATGCTGATAAGCGCTTGGTTAAATACCTCTAAGGACGCTATAGTCGGCAATAACAAAAAATCAGGCACTTTCTGGAAACGTGTAGGAGATTTGTTCTTCGCAGCTCTTTGTGGTGGAGATTGTGTTGAAAGTAGCCAGCATCTCCACTATAAACAGAGGTGGCACAAAATCAGTAATGACACATCAAAGTTTTGTGGTGCATATGCGACTGCAGAGAGACAGATATCCAGTGGTGAACATGAGAACGATGTACTCAAGGTGGCGCATGACATTTTCTTCGCGGATCAGGGGTCCAAATTCACACTGGAGCATGCGTGGTGTGTGTTGAGGTATGAGCAGAAATGGCTCAACCTCAACAGCACTAAAGCTTCTGATAGTTCTAAGAGGAAAACCGTTGAATCAGATTCCCAAACTGAAACCACAGGTGTTGGTGAAGAAAAGATACGTCCTGAAGGTGTAAAGGCTGCAAAAGCTAAACGTAATGGGAGTGGGAAGTCTGTTGATTACTATACAACGGTACTTGAACTGAGGAAGGTGGATTTGGATAGGAAAGAAAAGCTCCAGAAGCTTGCCATATTAGACACACTCCTGGCCAGAACGCAACCACTCAGTGAGGCTGAGGAAGCAGCCAAAAACAAGCTCCTCGCCGAGTATATTTAG
- the LOC106382283 gene encoding uncharacterized protein At1g43920, Chloroplastic-like: MMSSCCEDSSVNVMGIRGIPEKYDCGQSTAIYTSKSKQNPGRTFFRCPTFRNDHLYKWVDEAIYEEVQDALPKVECFASDLMKIKMEIESFKTAEEELKEDVRKVSNELKKLNVIMKVGFVMVFLSIVTCLVLIMFDKANGLSLNSY; this comes from the exons ATGATGAGTTCGTGTTGTGAGGATTCGTCTGTCAATGTGATGGGTATTCGTGGTATTCCGGAGAAATACGACTGTGGTCAAAGCACTGCGATATACACATCAAAATCGAAGCAGAATCCAGGAAGAACCTTCTTTAGATGCCCAACGTTTCGAAAT GATCACTTGTATAAATGGGTAGATGAAGCTATCTACGAAGAGGTTCAGGATGCATTGCCAAAAGTTGAGTGCTTTGCATCGGATCtcatgaaaattaaaatggaGATCGAAAGCTTCAAAACTGCAGAGGAAGAGTTGAAAGAAGATGTTAGGAAGGTGAGCAATGAACTTAAGAAGCTGAATGTGATCATGAAAGTGGGTTTTGTGATGGTTTTCTTAAGCATTGTCACATGTCTTGTGTTGATCATGTTTGATAAAGCAAATGGGTTGTCTTTGAATAGCTACTAG
- the LOC106451094 gene encoding activating signal cointegrator 1-like, which yields MGTAVGRWLEESLLDLCQKPESGLNFDRDVISGLVSYCDLAQPVDAKEYLDNIIGKEGKSIIAEYLQRRGYKEPSTHVANASGPELQMYVKPKVDYGASTGTKKPSKTPKEGTSYNQQPGTAKPTAPAPKVNPKKKKGGKVISLADAAKGSIVFQQGKPCACQARRHRLVSNCLSCGKIVCEQEGEGPCSFCGALVLKEGSTYAGLEEGFTPVSDADVAAEAYAKRLVEYDRNSAARTTVIDDQSDYYESEGSKWVSQEEKELLRKKREEIEEAERAKKSKVVMTFDLVGRKVLLNEDDISELESGNRILGSPETRPVNRIKPNPTAKLIPIFLDQGPTEKKTNIGSASKRDNKKNRNGLCLEITGRVQHDRSELKYLQADPSSVIDGLHVEDGGECSLDYD from the exons atggggacGGCGGTGGGGCGGTGGCTAGAGGAATCGCTGCTTGATCTCTGCCAGAAACCGGAGTCCGGTTTGAATTTCGATCGCGATGTAATCTCCGGTCTAGTCTCCTATTGCGATCTCGCTCAGCCTGTCGATGCCAAGGAGTATCTCGAC AATATTATTGGAAAAGAAGGCAAAAGCATCATTGCAGAATATCTACAGCGAAGAGGATACAAAGAACCATCCACTCATGTGGCAAACGCTTCAGGTCCTGAACTGCAGATGTATGTTAAACCAAAAGTTGATTATGGCGCTTCTACTGGAACCAAGAAGCCGTCGAAAACACCGAAAGAGGGAACCTCTTATAATCAGCAACCTGGAACTGCGAAACCAACAGCTCCGGCCCCTAAAGTTAAccctaagaagaagaaagggggGAAAGTGATTTCACTGGCGGATGCAGCTAAAGGATCGATAGTGTTTCAGCAAGGCAAACCGTGTGCTTGCCAAGCTCGCAGGCACAGATTAGTGAGCAACTGCTTGTCCTGTGGGAAAATAGTGTGCGAACAAGAAGGAGAAGGGCCTTGCAGTTTCTGCGGAGCGCTTGTGCTTAAAGAAGGAAGTACATACGCTGGGCTGGAGGAAGGGTTTACTCCAGTATCTGATGCTGATGTGGCAGCTGAAGCCTATGCGAAAAGGCTTGTGGAGTATGATAGAAATTCTGCCGCACGTACAACGGTTATCGATGACCAGAGTGATTACTATGAAAGTGAGGGTAGTAAATGGGTTTCTCAAGAG GAGAAAGAGCTGTTGAGGAAGAAGCGAGAAGAGATTGAAGAAGCTGAACGAGCCAAAAAGAGCAAAGTGGTTATGACATTCGATTTAGTCGGCCGTAAG GTACTGTTGAACGAAGATGATATATCAGAACTAGAATCTGGGAACAGGATCTTGGGATCACCCGAGACTAGACCCGTGAACAGAATAAAACCGAATCCAACGGCAAAACTCATTCCAATCTTCTTAGATCAGGGACCAACCGAGAAGAAGACAAACATTGGTAGCGCCTCCAAGCGAGACAACAAGAAAAACAGGAACGGGTTGTGTTTGGAGATCACAGGAAGGGTACAACATGACAGGAGCGAACTTAAGTACTTACAAGCCGATCCATCATCAGTAATCGATGGGCTTCATGTAGAAGATGGTGGTGAGTGTTCCTTAGATTACGACTGA
- the LOC125583593 gene encoding uncharacterized protein LOC125583593, translating to MTSRRGQGTSPPMPPGATGVAATGQASSSRSNSYPQMSLNAMFNAPARISQPHLHPDKLNGALWFSIDPSVNAFIRATWQAYYMGPWKSWRSVPDERRDSWWQTFVQNFYWEQQFNDLVYALWKKETWTSIGERISTKKRKNKQPKYINENDWTTLMEYWATEPAKKKSKDAAKSRKSDPLGKGVYKHNAGPVGFARIEYNMTVETGELPSYTDLVRRTHAKKDGTFGDYRAEELVTQAGSPQSPSATSAPSRILLNQAYLKNAKGKRRHVYGLGSAEYREHPPSARVPASLARNLELELRVSGLEKSLQSVTADVSAVKADVGAVKEDVATMKEDFAATRAAITELIQSLRPQANPQQQPPSTQAQDPSTQA from the exons ATGACCTCAAGAAGAGGACAAGGGACATCTCCTCCTATGCCTCCTGGTGCTACGGGAGTGGCTGCAACCGGACAAGCTTCATCCTCCCGTTCAAATAGCTATCCTCAAATGTCTCTCAATGCCATGTTCAATGCTCCTGCTAGGATATCCCAGCCACACCTCCATCCTGATAAGCTCAATGGAGCTTTATG GTTCTCTATTGACCCATCAGTGAATGCTTTCATCCGTGCAACATGGCAAGCATACTACATGGGACCTTGGAAGAGTTGGAGGTCTGTCCCTGACGAAAGGAGGGATTCATGGTGGCAGACGTTTGTG CAAAATTTCTACTGGGAGCAACAGTTTAATGACTTGGTCTATGCTCTCTGGAAGAAGGAAACATGGACTTCGATTGGTGAACGGATTAGCACCAAGAAGAGGAAAAACAAGCAGCCAAAGTACATCAATGAGAATGACTGGACGACCCTTATGGAGTATTGGGCGACAGAACCAGCCAAGAAGAAGAGCAAAGACGCTGCTAAAAGCCGCAAGTCTGACCCTCTGGGTAAAGGGGTATACAAGCACAATGCAGGACCGGTTGGTTTTGCAAGAATTGAATACAATATG ACGGTTGAGACTGGTGAACTTCCATCCTACACAGACCTTGTCAGGAGGACACACGCGAAAAAGGATGGGACTTTTGGGGACTATCGTGCGGAAGAACTGGTAACTCAAGCTGGATCACCTCAAAGTCCATCAGCAACCTCAGCTCCTTCTCGCATTTTGTTAAACCAAGCTTATCTGAAG AATGCTAAAGGTAAGAGGAGGCATGTCTACGGACTCGGCAGTGCCGAGTACAGGGAACATCCACCATCTGCAAGAGTCCCTGCTTCTCTGGCCCGCAACTTGGAGCTGGAGTTGCGTGTGAGTGGACTAGAGAAAAGCTTGCAAAGTGTGACTGCTGATGTAAGTGCAGTGAAGGCTGATGTAGGTGCTGTGAAGGAGGATGTGGCAACAATGAAGGAGGACTTCGCAGCAACAAGGGCTGCAATCACTGAGCTCATCCAATCACTTCGACCCCAAGCTAACCCTCAGCAACAACCCCCTTCTACTCAGGCTCAAGACCCTTCGACTCAGGCTTAG
- the LOC106395664 gene encoding uncharacterized protein LOC106395664 — translation MDSSQGTSACAEEQQRIEILNSHNEKLVGLLHETGSTEVVVLCHGFRSNKNDTVMKSVAAAIEKEGISAFRFDFSGNGESEGSFYFGNYNHEADDLRSVIQHFSNFNRVVPLILGHSKGGDVVLLYASKYHDISNVINLSGRYDLKKGIGERLGEHFLERLKQQGFFDVKDGTSVYRVTEESILERLNTDMHEACLKIDKDCRVLTVHGSEDEIIPVEDAREFAKIIPNHKLEIVEGADHCYTKHQSQLVTIVMEFIKTVTVKNN, via the exons ATGGATTCGTCTCAGGGAACTTCAG CTTGTGCAGAAGAACAACAGAGGATCGAGATTCTGAACAGCCACAACGAAAAACTGGTGGGCCTGCTTCACGAAACAGGATCAACTGAAGTTGTGGTCTTATGCCATGGATTTCGATCAAACAAG AATGACACAGTCATGAAGAGTGTGGCTGCTGCTATTGAGAAAGAAGGGATCAGCGCTTTCCGTTTTGATTTCTCTGGAAATGG AGAGAGTGAAGGCAGTTTCTATTTTGGTAACTACAACCATGAAGCTGATGATCTACGTTCTGTCATCCAACATTTCTCTAACTTTAACCGTGTGGTTCCTCTTATTCTAGGCCACAGTAAAG GAGGTGATGTGGTCCTCCTTTATGCCTCCAAGTATCACGATATCAGTAATGTAATCAATCTCTCCGGACGTTATGATCTCAAAAAAGGGATAGGAGAGCGACTTGGGGAACACTTTTTGGAAAGACTTAAGCAACAAGGGTTCTTCGATGTTAAAGATG GAACATCCGTGTACCGTGTTACTGAGGAGAGCATACTGGAGAGGTTGAACACTGATATGCATGAAGCTTGCCTCAAGATTGACAAAGATTGCAGAGTCTTGACGGTTCATGGATCAGAGGATGAGATAATACCTGTGGAAGATGCCAGGGAGTTTGCTAAGATCATACCGAACCACAAGCTGGAGATTGTGGAAGGAGCAGATCATTGTTATACCAAACATCAAAGTCAGTTGGTAACAATAGTAATGGAGTTCATAAAGACagtcactgtgaagaacaactag
- the LOC106411103 gene encoding uncharacterized protein LOC106411103: MINSGIYQAEIFRSNYGSTMDIETILGATVGSKQRFYRLYMCFQAQKEAWKKTCRLVIGLDGAFLKWHIKGQLLAAVGRGGDNRIVPIAWAVLEIENDTNWDWFLKRLALDLGLEDGKGFVIMSDKQKGLVKAVHTLLPEPEHRQCCRHIYENWRKGGKDLRLQRFFWLIARSYTPGMFNYHMDELKNYDPGAHASMIKTKPETLSRAFFKIGSCCNDNLNNLCESFNKTIREARKKPLLDMLEEIRRQCMTRNYNRSKMATDRKTRFTMKTHKALDRVEKKLKECILRWAIGPETEVEHKDQSYVVSLEKETCACRSWQMNGIPCIHAAKVILGAKRKLSEFFAPCYTTSRWRETYSYGISPVNGMIEWPQTNRLGVIPPPNRKGNPGRPRNHDRKKGANETVSTTKLSRVNRVITCSNCKEEGYYKNTCRNASVKSPAKKPRGRPRKNQGIHFKESQAESSQAHSSQAQASQTGAWGRWF, encoded by the exons ATGATAAACTCTGGGATTTACCAAGCAGAGATCTTCAGGAGCAATTATGGATCAACCATGGACATTGAGACCATACTAGGAGCCACAGTTGGAAGCAAGCAGAGGTTCTACAGGCTCTACATGTGTTTCCAAGCACAAAAAGAAGCATGGAAGAAGACTTGTAGGCTAGTTATTGGCTTAGATGGAGCTTTTTTGAAATGGCACATCAAAGGACAGTTGTTGGCTGCTGTCGGAAGAGGTGGAGACAATAGGATTGTCCCTATTGCTTGGGCTGTACTGGAGATAGAGAATGATACAAACTGGGATTGGTTTTTGAAGCGTTTGGCCTTGGATTTGGGATTGGAAGATGGGAAAGGATTTGTTATAATGTCTGACAAACAAAAG GGATTAGTGAAGGCAGTTCATACCCTCCTTCCAGAACCTGAGCATCGGCAGTGTTGTCGACATATATACGAGAACTGGAGGAAAGGTGGAAAGGATCTAAGGTTACAGAGGTTCTTCTGGTTGATTGCAAGGAGCTACACTCCTGGTATGTTCAACTACCACATGGATGAGCTTAAGAACTATGATCCCGGCGCACATGCATCTATGATAAAGACAAAGCCAGAGACTTTGTCTAGAGCTTTCTTCAAGATAGGCTCCTGCTGCAATGATAATCTGAACAACTTGTGTGAGTCCTTCAACAAGACCATCAGGGAGGCTAGGAAGAAGCCTCTGCTCGACATGTTAGAGGAGATAAGGCGCCAATGTATGACTAGGAACTACAATAGGTCTAAGATGGCTACCGACAGGAAGACTAGGTTCACCATGAAGACACATAAAGCGTTAGACAGGGTTGAGAAGAAGTTGAAAGAGTGTATACTGCGTTGGGCAATTGGGCCAGAGACTGAGGTGGAGCATAAAGATCAGTCATATGTTGTGAgtttggagaaggagacttGTGCATGTCGAAGCTGGCAAATGAATGGTATTCCATGCATCCATGCTGCTAAGGTCATCCTTGGTGCGAAAAGAAAACTTTCTGAATTTTTTGCTCCTTGCTACACAACTTCTAGGTGGCGTGAAACGTACAGTTATGGGATCAGTCCGGTAAATGGGATGATAGAGTGGCCTCAGACCAATAGATTAGGTGTGATTCCACCACCTAATCGAAAGGGCAATCCTGGTAGGCCTAGAAACCATGATAGAAAGAAGGGAGCTAATGAGACAGTGTCTACTACCAAGCTGAGCCGTGTGAACAGAGTTATAACATGCTCTAATTGCAAAGAAGAAGGCTACTACAAAAATACATGTCGGAATGCTTCTGTTAAGAGTCCAGCTAAGAAACCGAGAGGCAGACCAAGGAAAAATCAG GGAATACATTTTAAAGAGTCACAAGCTGAATCCTCACAAGCTCACTCTTCACAAGCTCAAGCATCACAGACAGGAGCGTGGGGAAGATGGTTTTAG